In Phoenix dactylifera cultivar Barhee BC4 chromosome 11, palm_55x_up_171113_PBpolish2nd_filt_p, whole genome shotgun sequence, the following are encoded in one genomic region:
- the LOC103705005 gene encoding uncharacterized protein LOC103705005, with product MAQRKEKSNLRGESAKETLSKREASSPGSRILRESAKETPSKREASSAGGKILRESAKETPSKREASHSHVPEVEPVAHKVPKLGAESIHKGGSSTATGELHVVDESDGTRWTIQDGTVIDLLKRYMSSPDQKTKDEIVERLESYVASLTENSRTSQESKNSSNRRSSHQPLMPKAADLAKIAENLQKLKLDENPQVLMSSTKIQASQSDKQFQDPKKGGTKGDLEGNRMDVDKKSSHQPSIPGSSRLPRDNK from the exons ATGGCCCAGAGGAAAG AAAAATCCAATCTTCGAGGAGAATCTGCTAAAGAAACCCTTAGCAAGCGTGAAGCAAGCAGTCCTGGCAGCAGAATTCTCAGAGAATCTGCTAAAGAAACCCCTAGCAAGCGTGAAGCAAGCAGTGCTGGCGGCAAAATTCTCAGAGAATCTGCTAAAGAAACCCCTAGCAAGCGTGAAGCAAGCCATTCGCATGTTCCTGAAGTGGAACCTGTAGCACATAAGGTGCCCAAATTAGGTGCAGAATCCATTCACAAAGGTGGAAGCTCGACTGCGACAGGGGAACTTCATGTTGTCGACGAGTCGGATGGAACTCGATGGACAATTCAAGACGGGACAGTAATCGATCTGCTCAAAAGGTACATGTCTTCCCCTGATCAGAAGACGAAGGATGAAATAGTAGAACGTCTCGAG TCATATGTTGCTTCGCTGACTGAAAACAGTAGGACATCCCAAGAATCCAAAAATAGTTCAAACAGGCGTTCAAGCCATCAGCCTCTCATGCCAAAGGCTGCGGATTTGGCGAAGATTGCTGAGAACCTCCAGAAGTTGAAACTCGACGAAAATCCTCAG GTTTTAATGTCAAGCACCAAGATTCAGGCCAGCCAATCGGATAAGCAATTCcaagacccaaagaaaggtggcACAAAAGGTGATTTAGAAGGGAATCGCATGGACGTGGACAAGAAGTCGAGCCATCAGCCATCCATTCCAGGTTCTAGCCGTTTGCCACGAGACAATAAATGA